A region of the Synechococcus sp. PCC 7502 genome:
GTGGTGTTAGGGCGATCGGGGGTAGGGTTGGATCAATCTTGGTATTAAGGGGCAGTGGTTGAGTAGATTCTATGGGCAGGGTGCGGACAATTACGGAATTGGGAATAATAGTTCTAGTTACGCCATTGGGAAGGTTAGGAGAGACATTAGGGGCTGAGGAAATATTAGGAACACTAAGAGGTTGAGACTGCAAGGTTCCAGAGAGTTGAATGTTGCCACTTAAGCGAGAAATTTCATTACCCACGGCAGCGATCGCCTCAGTTCCCGTATATTGAACATCCCTAAGCAGATTATTCCGAATCCTATTATTCCCCAAGCTATCAGCATTGCCTAAATCTGGAGAACTATTACCAAGAATTGTAATTCCAGTTTGGCGATTGCCCTCAATTAAATTATTCCTAATTATTGGCGTAGAACTAGGCTGAATTAGGATTCCAGAGCGATTATTACGAAGGACATTACTAACAATCCGTGGTGCAGCATTTTGACGAATAATTAGACCATAGCCAGTATTCTCAAAGCGATTACTACTGATTTCTGGCTGTGCCTCCCCCTCAATTGACATGCCATTGGCACCATTGGTAATAAATACATTTTTAGAAATCACAGCCGCAGACTTACCTAAAATTAAAATGCCATCTTGGGTATTACCTGAAAAGGTATTAGATAAAATCCTAGGACTGGTACCCTCTAGCCATAGTCCGTAGCCACGAGGATTTTTATTGGTTATGGTTACTCCTCTTAATTCCGCAAAGTTTGCACCTAGTACTGTAATATTCTGGGCAGTGAGTGTGGGTGAAAGAAAATTGCCGCCACCTAAAATTACCGTATCCTGCCCTTGCTTGGACTCGTTACCCTCAACAATTACTCCTGCTTTGAGTTGCAGTGGAAAAATTTCCCCATTGGCGATCGTGTAGGTGCCAGCCCTTAATTTAATAATAGTGGCATATTTTGCTTCAGCTAAAGCATAGGTAATACTCCGAAATGGGGCAGCGATCGAGCCTTTACCCGTGCGATCATTACCTGTAACTGGATTCACATAGATTATGTTAAGTTTTGGAACCACAGGCTGATTCCTGATCAGAGTTTTTGTCTGGGCAGATACCCCATTAACTCCCCCCAGAAAAAGACTAATTAATACACCTGTACTTATATGCTTTAACATAATCTTTAGAATTCCAACACAAGACAGCAAAGTTATAGCACAACTCTAAAAAGTTTGATCATTCTTAAGGAATAAACTACTTCTTCGCCACTATGAAAATAGACCTACTTAAAGGGGGTAAAGCCAATACCTTAATCCTTCAGTATAGGGAGTACACTAAATTTCTAAAAGATCTTGGTTTGTAAAAGTTGCCAAATTTTGTAGAACTGATTATTGGGTTTTTTATTTAGGTTTATGTAATTGTGATCGCTCAAGTTTACAGAATTAGAATTATGATTATTAACAGAGAGGTCTGGCAGTATATCTACAATTTCATATAGACAATAGGTTCCAGTCTTTCCTCTAATTTTTGCTTCCTTGGGAGTTGAGGAAATCGTAACTTGATTACGGACTAGCTGATAAATATCTGTCGAAACCAAAATTGTCGTCCCAAATTCCTTATTGGCAGATTCAATCCGACTAGCAAAGTTCACCGCATCCCCGATCGCCGTAATATTTTTTTGCTGACGGGTTCCCACTGCGCCCAAAATTACCGTTCCGTAGTGAATGCCAATACCGACTTTTAAAGGATTTGCAAACAGTAGCTCAATCCTAGAATTTAATTGCTCCAGTGCCTCGATCATGCCTAAAGCTGCCCGCACTGAGTTCTCTGCTGCCCGATCAGGATCATTAATCCCAAATAACGCC
Encoded here:
- a CDS encoding DUF1565 domain-containing protein — protein: MLKHISTGVLISLFLGGVNGVSAQTKTLIRNQPVVPKLNIIYVNPVTGNDRTGKGSIAAPFRSITYALAEAKYATIIKLRAGTYTIANGEIFPLQLKAGVIVEGNESKQGQDTVILGGGNFLSPTLTAQNITVLGANFAELRGVTITNKNPRGYGLWLEGTSPRILSNTFSGNTQDGILILGKSAAVISKNVFITNGANGMSIEGEAQPEISSNRFENTGYGLIIRQNAAPRIVSNVLRNNRSGILIQPSSTPIIRNNLIEGNRQTGITILGNSSPDLGNADSLGNNRIRNNLLRDVQYTGTEAIAAVGNEISRLSGNIQLSGTLQSQPLSVPNISSAPNVSPNLPNGVTRTIIPNSVIVRTLPIESTQPLPLNTKIDPTLPPIALTPPTGVPIKSPDKPTGLNNPNPTILPPPSSSSGTNSRTIIITRAKPTAPVTLRYRVVVSANSESSKLEIRRIVPTAFTARMNGQEVIQVGAFSDRTAADEQVKILAQAGFNAEVESIGGQ
- a CDS encoding adenylate/guanylate cyclase domain-containing protein, whose protein sequence is MPLIKIQPDEEVFEIGRNQTVLQASLDAGIAHTHACGGRARCSTCRILITEGLEYCAPRNPLEETLAQKLGFPQDIRLACQTKVAADIAMRRLVLDIEDEHLASDQVKFGKIGEEKFFAILFSDIRGFTKLSETMLPYDVIYILNRYFQAMGEVVDLHDGMINNFMGDGFMALFGINDPDRAAENSVRAALGMIEALEQLNSRIELLFANPLKVGIGIHYGTVILGAVGTRQQKNITAIGDAVNFASRIESANKEFGTTILVSTDIYQLVRNQVTISSTPKEAKIRGKTGTYCLYEIVDILPDLSVNNHNSNSVNLSDHNYINLNKKPNNQFYKIWQLLQTKIF